The following proteins come from a genomic window of Geomonas sp. RF6:
- a CDS encoding heavy metal translocating P-type ATPase, protein MQASATEKMALCAFCGLPVRVSGGGDGATYCCHACKVVAALVGRHPEAKRGWDLFRLAIGTLLAMNVMMLSLLLYAGSVEQTTVPVVRCILLALSAPALAILLPPFLRGAAGEVAGGGWKLDTLISIGSLAAFGVSARNTIAGSGQVYFDTATMLPVLVTFGKFLESTAKSRAGGLLHALKGLLPPSALRLDAAGWREVPLEEVRVGDLVRVRPGERVAVDGIVEEGRSVLEEAPFTGEFLPRLCTVGDRVSAGTVNGDGVVVVRAEKVFGGLLLQRIVALVEEAWRVPSPAQRAAERAATFFIPLVVGLAALSFLAWWACGDPAQGGISALSVLVVACPCTMGIATPLATTLAVARAARAGVVVRGGEILERVGEADLAFFDKTGTLTEGRPQLKGITLWDPQVTKEELLGRLAGLEGASEHVLGKAVLEEARKRGVAGGDACEVEVFPGRGMSGTVTWHGEKKRVTAGSVSFVRDHSLGAFDDEDGTTIEVAWEGRVRGRLTFRDVLHRSAGACLARLAAGGIPSVLLSGDNAVAAAEIAGRLAMERVAAPRTPEEKVQEVRAAAAAGRRTIMVGDGINDAAALAAAGTGIALGGGTELARTSAAVVVLSDDLLLVPWLVELGRRTRGIIRANFAWSFGYNAVALAAAALGRLHPLIAALAMVFSSLTVLANSSRISAFPQHSEPST, encoded by the coding sequence CCACTGAAAAGATGGCGCTCTGCGCCTTTTGCGGGCTGCCGGTGCGCGTCTCCGGTGGGGGGGACGGCGCAACGTACTGCTGTCACGCCTGCAAGGTGGTGGCGGCCCTCGTGGGGCGGCACCCGGAGGCGAAGCGGGGGTGGGATCTCTTTCGCCTCGCAATCGGGACTCTCCTTGCCATGAACGTGATGATGCTTTCCCTCCTCCTCTATGCCGGGAGCGTTGAGCAGACGACGGTCCCGGTGGTCCGCTGCATCCTCCTTGCCCTCTCGGCTCCGGCTCTGGCGATCCTCCTCCCCCCCTTTTTGCGTGGCGCCGCCGGTGAGGTCGCAGGGGGGGGGTGGAAGCTCGACACCCTCATATCAATCGGCTCCCTCGCGGCCTTCGGCGTCAGCGCCCGTAACACCATCGCCGGCAGCGGCCAGGTCTACTTCGATACCGCCACCATGCTCCCGGTTCTGGTGACTTTCGGGAAGTTTCTCGAGTCGACCGCCAAAAGCCGCGCCGGTGGGCTCCTCCATGCGCTGAAGGGGCTCCTGCCCCCCTCCGCCCTGCGCCTCGACGCTGCGGGGTGGCGGGAAGTGCCGCTCGAGGAGGTGCGGGTAGGGGACCTGGTCCGGGTGCGCCCGGGGGAAAGGGTCGCGGTGGACGGGATCGTGGAGGAGGGGAGGAGCGTCCTCGAGGAGGCCCCCTTCACCGGCGAGTTCCTGCCGCGCCTGTGCACGGTGGGTGACCGTGTCAGCGCCGGGACGGTGAACGGCGACGGCGTGGTCGTCGTGCGGGCCGAGAAGGTTTTTGGCGGACTTCTCCTGCAGCGGATAGTAGCCCTCGTAGAGGAGGCGTGGCGCGTCCCTTCTCCCGCCCAGCGGGCGGCGGAGCGGGCGGCGACTTTCTTCATCCCCCTCGTCGTCGGACTCGCCGCCCTCTCTTTCCTCGCCTGGTGGGCCTGTGGAGATCCGGCGCAGGGGGGAATAAGCGCACTCTCCGTCCTCGTCGTCGCCTGTCCCTGCACGATGGGGATCGCCACCCCGCTGGCGACCACTCTCGCGGTCGCACGCGCCGCCCGCGCAGGGGTCGTGGTGCGCGGTGGGGAAATCCTTGAGCGGGTCGGGGAGGCGGATCTCGCCTTCTTCGACAAGACCGGAACGTTGACCGAAGGGCGCCCCCAGCTGAAGGGAATAACGCTGTGGGACCCGCAGGTGACGAAAGAGGAGCTGCTGGGGCGGCTGGCGGGGCTGGAAGGTGCCAGCGAGCATGTACTCGGGAAGGCGGTCCTGGAGGAGGCACGCAAAAGGGGGGTGGCGGGGGGGGACGCCTGCGAGGTGGAGGTATTCCCCGGCCGCGGCATGAGCGGAACCGTGACGTGGCACGGTGAGAAAAAGCGGGTGACGGCAGGAAGCGTCTCCTTCGTGCGCGACCACTCCCTTGGGGCCTTCGACGACGAGGACGGCACGACGATCGAAGTGGCGTGGGAGGGGAGGGTGCGGGGGAGGCTGACGTTTCGCGACGTCCTGCACAGAAGCGCCGGCGCCTGCCTCGCGCGCCTTGCCGCCGGCGGAATCCCGTCGGTCCTTCTTTCCGGAGACAATGCGGTCGCCGCCGCCGAGATAGCAGGACGCCTCGCCATGGAGAGGGTGGCGGCGCCCCGCACGCCGGAGGAGAAGGTGCAGGAGGTACGCGCCGCGGCTGCCGCAGGGCGAAGGACGATAATGGTGGGAGACGGCATAAATGACGCGGCAGCTCTTGCGGCCGCCGGCACCGGTATAGCGCTCGGGGGGGGAACCGAGCTTGCCCGCACCTCCGCAGCAGTCGTCGTCCTCTCGGACGACCTTCTGCTGGTGCCGTGGCTTGTCGAGCTCGGCCGGCGCACGCGCGGAATCATCCGCGCCAACTTCGCCTGGAGCTTCGGCTACAACGCCGTCGCCCTGGCCGCAGCGGCGCTCGGCAGGCTCCACCCCCTCATCGCCGCGCTGGCGATGGTCTTCTCCAGCCTGACGGTGCTGGCGAACTCCTCGCGCATCAGCGCCTTTCCGCAGCACTCGGAGCCATCGACATGA